The Geobacter sp. AOG2 genome includes a window with the following:
- a CDS encoding secondary thiamine-phosphate synthase enzyme YjbQ, with protein MKSHRKELWFETHKRRELRNITGDVAECLRASGIREGLVLCNAMHITASVFINDDESGLHQDFEEWLEGLAPEKPYSRYRHNGYEDNADAHLKRTIMGREVVVAVTDGKLDLGPWEQIFYGEFDGMRKKRVLVKIIGE; from the coding sequence ATGAAGAGTCATCGCAAGGAGTTGTGGTTCGAGACGCACAAGCGCCGTGAGTTGCGGAATATTACCGGCGATGTTGCGGAGTGCCTCCGGGCGAGCGGCATCCGCGAGGGGCTTGTGCTCTGCAACGCCATGCACATCACCGCCAGCGTGTTCATCAACGACGACGAGTCCGGTCTGCACCAGGATTTCGAGGAGTGGCTGGAGGGGCTGGCGCCGGAAAAGCCGTACTCCCGCTATCGTCACAACGGTTACGAGGACAACGCCGACGCCCACCTCAAACGGACCATCATGGGGCGGGAGGTGGTGGTTGCTGTTACGGACGGGAAACTTGATTTGGGGCCGTGGGAACAGATCTTTTACGGCGAGTTCGACGGCATGCGGAAAAAACGGGTGCTGGTGAAGATCATCGGGGAGTAA